The genome window CAGTGTAACCCTGATCCACAAAGGCCACTTCCACCTGCTCCCCCGTCACTTCCTGCACCTGTTGACTGAGGGCTCCCACCTGGGCCCGTTCCTGTTCACTGGCCGCCGTTACTACCAGGGCCAGCAGATGCCCCAGGGTATCTACCGCCAGGTGAACTTTGCTTCCCTTGCGTCGTTTGTACCCATCGTATCCGGCCCGCTCCCCACTTTGCGGGGTGGACTGTAGGGTGCGAGCATCGTAGATGGCAGCGCTGGGATGGGCGGCTTTGCCCTGGAGCATTCGCAGGGTCATGCGCAGGTCGTGTACCAGGTCTTCGAAGACCCCCCGGTTCATCCAGCGGTAGGCTTGCGCCTGAACGATATGGGGGGGTGGGAAGTCGTGGGGCAGGTAGTCCCACTGAGCACCGGTTCGAACCATCCAGCGCAGGGCGTTGAACACTTCGCGCAGGTCGTACTTGCGCTGGGGTGCTT of Meiothermus sp. contains these proteins:
- a CDS encoding IS5 family transposase; translation: MNRRAYPSDVRDEEWALVLPYLTLAPLEAPQRKYDLREVFNALRWMVRTGAQWDYLPHDFPPPHIVQAQAYRWMNRGVFEDLVHDLRMTLRMLQGKAAHPSAAIYDARTLQSTPQSGERAGYDGYKRRKGSKVHLAVDTLGHLLALVVTAASEQERAQVGALSQQVQEVTGEQVEVAFVDQGYTGEEAAQAAEAEGIALCVVKVEGAKRGFVLLPKRWVVERSFAWTSRFRRLARDYERLAETLRGWHWLAFSILMTAKTVELLRTAS